The Nycticebus coucang isolate mNycCou1 chromosome 2, mNycCou1.pri, whole genome shotgun sequence genome includes a window with the following:
- the CCDC113 gene encoding coiled-coil domain-containing protein 113 isoform X1 — protein MTDDDTDSVHTEPPIGEESELPIIQLCGLVEELSYGNSALKIETEMFEKYYTKLEPRDHRPPRLSDVKMSAAEYAQFRARRKSKARSDMDHSTGLTIDQKLELIQKELEDTKDEIRHMRANAERDLQHHEAIIEEAEIRWTEVRREIHEFEKDVLKTISKKRGSILATQKVMKYIEDMNRRRDHMKDKLRLKNVSLKVQRKKMLLQLRQKEEVGEALHEVDFQQLKIENAQFLETIEGRNQELIQLKLVSGNTLQVLNTYKSKLQRALEMHINLDREILMRNELLEKIERETLQVEEDRAKAEALNKKFRKQLAEFRAPQVMQYLKEKILNGDLEKSIKMWERKVEIAEMSLKGYRKTWNKMKTSNEQFQAICPPGK, from the exons ATGACTGATGATGACACCGATAGCGTCCACACCGAGCCCCCGATCGGGGAGGAGAGCGAGCTGCCTATTATCCAGCTGTGCGGGCTGGTGGAGGAGCTCAG CTATGGAAACTCTGCTCTCAAAATTGAGACAGAGATGTTTGAGAAATATTACACTAAACTGGAGCCCAGGGATCACCGACCTCCACGATTATCAGACGTTAAAATGTCAGCGGCAGAATATGCACAG TTCCGGGCTAGGCGTAAATCCAAAGCCCGCTCAGATATGGACCATTCGACAGGCCTCACCATCGACCAAAAACTTGAGCTTATACAAAAGGAGCTGGAAGACACAAAGGATGAGATAAGGCACATGCGGGCAAATGCTGAGCGGGACCTGCAGCACCACGAG GCTATCATTGAGGAAGCTGAAATTCGATGGACTGAAGTTCGGAGGGAAATCCACGAGTTTGAAAAGGACGTTCTAAAAACCATATCCAAGAAGAGAGGGAGTATTTTGGCCACTCAAAAAGTGATGAAGTACATTGAGGACATGAACCGCCGGAGG GATCATATGAAGGATAAATTACGTTTGAAAAATGTTTCTCTCAAagttcagaggaaaaaaatgcttttgcaaTTGAGGCAG AAAGAAGAGGTGGGCGAGGCCCTCCACGAAGTTGATTTTCAGCAGCTAAAGATTGAGAATGCTCAATTTTTAGAGACAATTGAAGGAAGGAATCAAGAACTGATCCAGCTAAAGCTGGTGTCTGGGAACACCCTGCAGGTCCTCAACACCTACAAA AGCAAGCTCCAACGAGCATTGGAAATGCACATCAATCTGGACAGGGAGATCTTGATGAGAAATGAGCTGCTTGAAAAGATTGAAAGAGAAACCCTACAAGTGGAGGAG GACCGGGCCAAAGCAGAGGCTTTGAACAAGAAGTTTCGCAAGCAGCTGGCTGAGTTCCGAGCACCGCAAGTGATGCAGTACCTCaaggaaaagattttaaatggggATCTGGAGAAGAGCATCAAGATGTGGGAAAGAAAAGTGGAGATTGCAGAG atgTCCTTAAAAGGCTACCGCAAGACttggaataaaatgaaaacatctaaTGAGCAGTTCCAGGCAATCTGCCCCCCTGGTAAATAG
- the CCDC113 gene encoding coiled-coil domain-containing protein 113 isoform X2, whose translation MTDDDTDSVHTEPPIGEESELPIIQLCGLVEELSYGNSALKIETEMFEKYYTKLEPRDHRPPRLSDVKMSAAEYAQFRARRKSKARSDMDHSTGLTIDQKLELIQKELEDTKDEIRHMRANAERDLQHHEAIIEEAEIRWTEVRREIHEFEKDVLKTISKKRGSILATQKVMKYIEDMNRRRDHMKDKLRLKNVSLKVQRKKMLLQLRQKEEVGEALHEVDFQQLKIENAQFLETIEGRNQELIQLKLVSGNTLQVLNTYKGVRDMKCGGNLLGKKFSIGGWKTEGPLGAAVIPADRRKKMGTLVLQLQGNVFCH comes from the exons ATGACTGATGATGACACCGATAGCGTCCACACCGAGCCCCCGATCGGGGAGGAGAGCGAGCTGCCTATTATCCAGCTGTGCGGGCTGGTGGAGGAGCTCAG CTATGGAAACTCTGCTCTCAAAATTGAGACAGAGATGTTTGAGAAATATTACACTAAACTGGAGCCCAGGGATCACCGACCTCCACGATTATCAGACGTTAAAATGTCAGCGGCAGAATATGCACAG TTCCGGGCTAGGCGTAAATCCAAAGCCCGCTCAGATATGGACCATTCGACAGGCCTCACCATCGACCAAAAACTTGAGCTTATACAAAAGGAGCTGGAAGACACAAAGGATGAGATAAGGCACATGCGGGCAAATGCTGAGCGGGACCTGCAGCACCACGAG GCTATCATTGAGGAAGCTGAAATTCGATGGACTGAAGTTCGGAGGGAAATCCACGAGTTTGAAAAGGACGTTCTAAAAACCATATCCAAGAAGAGAGGGAGTATTTTGGCCACTCAAAAAGTGATGAAGTACATTGAGGACATGAACCGCCGGAGG GATCATATGAAGGATAAATTACGTTTGAAAAATGTTTCTCTCAAagttcagaggaaaaaaatgcttttgcaaTTGAGGCAG AAAGAAGAGGTGGGCGAGGCCCTCCACGAAGTTGATTTTCAGCAGCTAAAGATTGAGAATGCTCAATTTTTAGAGACAATTGAAGGAAGGAATCAAGAACTGATCCAGCTAAAGCTGGTGTCTGGGAACACCCTGCAGGTCCTCAACACCTACAAA GGAGTCAGAGACATGAAGTGTGGAGGGAATTTGCTGGGTAAGAAGTTCTCCATTGGTGGCTGGAAGACAGAAGGGCCTCTAGGAGCTGCAGTAATCCCTGctgacaggagaaagaaaatggggaCCTTGGTCCTACAACTTCAGGGAAATGTGTTCTGCCATTGA
- the PRSS54 gene encoding inactive serine protease 54, which produces MDPSKVAHTEYPVNTIIIHEDFSNQTMSNNIALLKTDTKMHFNDLVQSICFLSRKLHMNRALRNCWVSGWNPTSATGHHMTMSILRKVFVKDVDVCPLHKLQKTGCGSHTKEETKSVCLGEPGSPMMCQLEKMSLWVLQGLLTYGGEKCPGLFVYTKVEDYSDWIMYKTKRTGLPVSSLHQWEKLISLSNPRLYAATTNGAHFGRGYLRWGYPSHFQGQRKSSMHLQKANSSRYGQDLRLKDVRESGRLQAAIQPVYYDYYGGEVADSRSAAGQNRVRQPQEIILVFFVLVFFCSSVYHRS; this is translated from the exons ATGGATCCCAGCAAGGTTGCTCACACAGAGTATCCGGTCAACACCATTATCATCCATGAGGACTTCAGTAACCAAACCATGAGCAATAACATAGCCCTCCTGAAGACAGACACAAAGATGCATTTCAATGACCTGGTCCAGTCCATCTGCTTCCTTAGCAGAAAGCTGCATATGAATCGAGCCTTGCGGAACTGCTGGGTGTCAGGATGGAACCCCACGTCTGCA ACAGGACATCATATGACGATGAGTATCCTGAGGAAAGTCTTCGTGAAAGACGTTGATGTGTGTCCCTTACACAAACTCCAGAAAACAGGATGTGGCAGTCACACAAAAGAGGAAACTAAGTCTGTCTGCTTG GGGGAACCAGGAAGCCCAATGATGTGCCAGCTGGAGAAGATGAGTCTGTGGGTTCTGCAAGGACTTCTGACCTACGGTGGTGAGAAATGCCCTGGCCTTTTTGTGTACACCAAGGTGGAAGACTACAGCGACTGGATCATGTACAAGACTAAGCGGACTGGCCTTCCCGTGTCTTCGCTTCACCAGTGGGAGAAGCTGATCTCTCTCTCTAACCCTAGATTATACGCAGCCACGACAAACGGCGCACATTTTGGACGGGGCTACCTCAGATGGGGCTACCCATCACACTTCCAAGGACAAAGAAAGTCCAGTATGCATTTACAGAAAGCAAACAGCTCTAGATATGGTCAGGACCTTAGGCTAAAGGATGTAAGGGAATCAGGCAGGCTGCAGGCAGCCATACAGCCCGTGTACTATGACTACTATGGCGGGGAGGTTGCGGACAGCAGGTCTGCTGCGGGTCAGAACAGGGTGCGTCAGCCCCAAGAAATCATCTTGGTTTTCTTTgtgcttgttttcttttgcagCAGTGTCTACCATAGGAGCTAA